GTGCACCCGCGAGGAGGTCGCCCGCGAGGTGTGGGCGCAGCTGAAGGCCTCGCTCAACGACACCGGGAAGACCGTCCTGTCGGACGGAAAGCTGCACTCGTGGTTCCTGGACCCGGGCGTGGACGGGATCGGCACGCCCCATCCGACCAACCAGGACCAGCTGTTGATCCACCCGACCGGGACCTTCCACAACCGGCCGAGCGCGGGCACCCGGATCCCGAACTTCTTCCTCAGCGGGGACTACGTGTCCGTCGACATCGACCTGGCGACGATGGAGGGGGCCAACGCCTCGGCCCGGGCGGCCGTCAACTCCCTCCTGGACAGGGACGGTTCACCTGCTCCCCGGTGCACGGTGCGGCGGCTGTACCGGGCCCCGGAGGTGGAGTCCGCCAAGCGGCACGACCTGTGGCGCTACCGCCTCGGCCTGCGGAACGTCTTCGACGTGGGGTGACCGGGCTGCGGTCCCCCGGCTGGGCTAACGTCACCGTATGACGACTGCTGCGCCCTTGACGGTAGGAGCCCTGCTGCGCACCTGGCGGGAACGGCGCGGACTCAGCCAGCTCGAGCTGGCGGGCCGCGCCGACTCCTCCTCCCGGCACATCAGCTTCGTGGAGACGGGCCGCTCCCGGCCGAGCGAGGAGATGGTGCTGCGGCTCGCGGACCACCTGGACGTTCCGATGCGGGACCGCAACGCCCTTCTGGTGGCGGCCGGTTACGCGCCCCGGTACGCGCACACCCCGCTGGACGCCCCCTCGATGGAGGTGCTGCGCGAGGGGCTGGAGCGGCTGCTGACCGGCTACGAGCCGTATCCGGCGCTGGTGGTGGACGCCACGTACAACGTGGTGGCCGCCAACCGGGGCATCCTGATGCTGATGGAGGGGCTGCCGGAGCACCTGCTGGCCGGCCCCCTCAACGCGATGCGGCTGACCCTGCACCCGGAGGGCCTCGCCCCCCGGATCCGCAACCTGCGCGAGTGGCGCGGGCACCTGCTGGCCCAGATGGAGCGGCAGATCGCACTGGCCCGTTCGGCGCCGCTGCGCGCGCTGTACGAGGAGGTGTCGGCCTATCCGCTGCCCGCGGCGGCGGAGGGGCCCGGCGAGGAGTGGCCGTACCAGGACGGGCCGGTGGAGGCCGTCGCGTACCTGGCGCTCCCCCTGCGGATCGAACACGACGGGCACCTGCTCTCCTTCGTGTCCTCCATCTCCACCTTCAACACCCCCATGGACGTGACGGTCGCCGAGCTGGCCATCGAGACCCTCCTGCCGGCCGACCCGGCGACGGTGAAGTATTTGAGGTCACTGGCGCCCTGAAGTCACTGGCGCCCTGAGGTCACTGGCGCCCTGAGCCCGCGCGCAGGGCGAGCTGCTGGAGGACGGCGAAGGAGGCGACGACGAGCGCCTGCGCCGCGATCCAGACCGCCCCGGCCGTGGTGGGCTCGAACCAGAGGACGAGGGCGACGAGGCTGAGCGCGGCCCAGGCGTAGTTGCCCTCGATGACGAGCCTGACGGGGAAGGCCGGGGGCTGCCGGCGCGAGGCCAGCAGGCCGACGCCCGCCCCGTAGAGCAGCATGAACGCCCCGAACCCCAGCAGCAGCCCCTGCCCGAGGCCGAGCAGTCGGCCGAGGGGGGCGGAGAAGGCTACGTAGGCGAGCCCGTTGCCGGCGCTGACGACGGCGTCGAGGGCGAGGACCCGGCGCAGCGCCGTCTCGGGGACGGCGGTGCGGGCTACGGCGGTGAGCAGGGTTGCGGACATGGCGGATCAGCCTCCGTCGAGGGTCGATTGTGCTGGTGGAGTACGGACGACCCGGGCCCCGGAGCCGAGTGCGCGGCCCCGGAACCCGATGCCCCCACTGTGGCGCCGGAGCCCCCGCCGGGTCGATTACCTCCGGCGTCATGGGCGCCCTCCGCCTGCCGGAAGCCCCACCTTTTTTGAGATGGATGGAA
This genomic interval from Streptomyces sp. NBC_00193 contains the following:
- a CDS encoding helix-turn-helix domain-containing protein, with the protein product MTTAAPLTVGALLRTWRERRGLSQLELAGRADSSSRHISFVETGRSRPSEEMVLRLADHLDVPMRDRNALLVAAGYAPRYAHTPLDAPSMEVLREGLERLLTGYEPYPALVVDATYNVVAANRGILMLMEGLPEHLLAGPLNAMRLTLHPEGLAPRIRNLREWRGHLLAQMERQIALARSAPLRALYEEVSAYPLPAAAEGPGEEWPYQDGPVEAVAYLALPLRIEHDGHLLSFVSSISTFNTPMDVTVAELAIETLLPADPATVKYLRSLAP